A single window of Saccharomyces kudriavzevii IFO 1802 strain IFO1802 genome assembly, chromosome: 16 DNA harbors:
- the SKDI16G0010 gene encoding uncharacterized protein, with protein sequence MHSLEPPRSKKRIHLIAAVKAVKSIKPFRTTLRYDEAITYNKSNEEKEKYTEAYHKEVNQLLKMNAWETDKYYDRNSMGSKNMISSVLVFNKKRDGTHKARFVARGDIQHPDTYDPGMQSNTVHHYALMTSLSLALDNDYYVTQLDVSSAYLYADIKEELYIRPPPHLGLNNKLLSLKKSLYGLKQSGANWYETIKSYLIKQCGMDEVRGWSCVFKNSQVTICLFVDDMILFSKDLKANKKVIANLRIKKKKKLKP encoded by the coding sequence ATGCATAGTCTAGAACCACCAAGGTCAAAAAAACGTATTCATTTAATTGCAGCTGTAAAGGCGGTAAAGTCAATCAAACCATTCCGAACGACCTTAAGATATGATGAAGCAATCACATATAATAAGagtaatgaagaaaaggagaaatatACTGAAGCATATCATAAAGAAGTTAACCAactattaaaaatgaatgctTGGGAAACAGACAAGTATTATGATAGAAACTCGATGGGttccaagaatatgatAAGCTCAGTGCTTGTATTCAACAAGAAGCGTGACGGAACACATAAGGCTAGATTTGTTGCAAGAGGTGACATACAGCATCCCGATACATATGATCCGGGCATGCAATCCAATACTGTACATCATTATGCACTGATGACATCTTTGTCACTTGCATTAGATAATGACTACTATGTCACACAACTAGACGTATCCTCCGCTTACTTGTATGCCGACATCAAAGAGGAATTATACATAAGACCTCCACCACATCTAGgattgaataataaattactaagtttaaagaaatcactTTATGGTTTAAAACAAAGTGGTGCAAACTGGTATGAAACTATTAAATCATACTTAATAAAGCAATGTGGCATGGACGAAGTACGTGGATGGTCGTGtgtgttcaaaaatagtcAAGTCACAATATGTCTATTCGTTGATGACATGATATTATTCAGCAAAGATCTAAAAGCGAATAAGAAAGTCATAGCAAATCTCagaattaagaaaaaaaaaaaattaaagccATGA
- the SKDI16G0050 gene encoding formate dehydrogenase, which produces MTKGKILLVLYEGGKHAEEQEKLLGCIENELGIRNFIEEQGYELITTTDKDPEPHSTVDRELKDAEIVITTPFFPAYISRTRIAEAPNLKLCITAGVGSDHVDLEAANERKITVTEVTGSNVVSVAEHVMTTILVLIRNYNGGHHQAINGEWDIAGVAKNEYDLEDKVISTVGAGRIGYRVLERLVAFNPKKLLYYDYQELPAEAINRLNEAGRLFNGRGDIVQRVEKLEDMVAQSDVVTINCPLHGDSRGLFNKELISHMKDGAYLVNTARGAICIAEDVAEAVKSGKLAGYGGDVWDKQPAPKDHPWRTMDNKDHVGNAMTVHISGTSLDAQKRYAQGVKNILNSYFSKKFDYRPQDVIVQNGTYATRAYGQK; this is translated from the coding sequence ATGACAAAGGGAAAGATTTTGCTAGTCCTTTACGAAGGCGGTAAGCATGCtgaagagcaagaaaaactaTTGGGGTGTATTGAAAACGAGCTTGGCAtcagaaatttcattgaagagCAGGGATATGAATTAATCACTACCACTGACAAGGATCCTGAGCCACACTCAACGGTGGACAGAGAACTGAAAGATGCCGAAATCGTCATTACTACGCCCTTCTTCCCGGCCTACATCTCGAGAACCAGGATTGCCGAAGCACCTAACTTGAAGCTTTGTATCACCGCTGGTGTCGGATCCGATCATGTCGATTTAGAAGCCGccaatgaaagaaaaatcacGGTGACCGAAGTCACTGGCTCCAATGTTGTCTCTGTCGCAGAGCACGTTATGACCACGATCTTGGTTTTGATAAGAAACTACAATGGAGGCCACCATCAGGCAATTAATGGCGAGTGGGACATCGCCGGCGTAGCCAAGAACGAATATGACCTAGAAGACAAAGTTATCTCAACTGTGGGTGCCGGTAGAATTGGATACAGGGTTCTCGAAAGATTGGTCGCATTCAATCCTAAGAAGCTGCTGTACTATGACTATCAAGAACTACCTGCCGAAGCGATCAACCGATTGAACGAGGCTGGTAGGCTTTTCAATGGCAGAGGCGACATTGTCCAAAGAGTGGAAAAATTAGAGGATATGGTTGCCCAGTCGGACGTTGTCACCATCAACTGCCCATTGCATGGGGATTCCAGGGGTTTGTTCAACAAAGAGCTCATTTCCCACATGAAGGACGGTGCATATCTGGTGAACACCGCCAGAGGTGCCATTTGCATCGCTGAAGATGTTGCTGAGGCCGTAAAGTCTGGCAAATTGGCGGGCTACGGTGGTGATGTCTGGGACAAACAACCAGCGCCTAAGGATCATCCCTGGAGAACCATGGACAACAAGGACCACGTAGGAAATGCAATGACGGTTCACATTAGTGGTACGTCCTTGGACGCTCAAAAGAGATACGCTCAGGGTGTAAAGAACATCTTGAACAGTTACttctccaaaaaatttgactACCGTCCACAGGACGTAATTGTTCAGAACGGTACCTACGCCACAAGAGCCTATGGACAGAAATAA
- the SKDI16G0020 gene encoding integrase catalytic domain-containing protein: MLGHANARTIRHSLKNSSITYLRESDVDWSDSTTYQCPDCLVGKSTKHRHVKGSRLKYQESYQPFQYLHTDIFGPVHHLPKSAPSYFISFTDEKTRFKWVYPLLDRREQSILDVFTKIIAFIGNQFNANVLVVQMDRGPEYTNKTLRNFFMERGITPCYTTTADSRAHGIAERSNRTLLDDRRTHLRCSGLLNRLWFSAVEFSTIIRNSLISPKNKNYPRQHAGLAGLDISTLLPFGQTVVVNNHSPGSKICPRGIPGCALHPLRNSYGYIIYVPSLKKTIDTTDYVIWHDEQSRLDQCNYDALTFDADINRLTAPYLLSFVNL; the protein is encoded by the coding sequence ATGCTTGGGCATGCAAACGCTAGAACAATTAGACATTCTCTCAAGAATAGTTCGATCACATACTTGAGAGAATCGGATGTAGACTGGTCTGATTCTACTACTTATCAATGTCCAGACTGTTTAGTTGGCAAAAGCACTAAACATAGACATGTCAAAGGATCACGACTAAAGTACCAAGAATCTTATCAACCCTTTCAGTACTTACATACCGATATATTTGGCCCTGTTCACCATCTGCCAAAGAGTGCACCTTCCTATTTTATCTCATTTACTGATGAGAAGACTAGATTCAAATGGGTTTATCCATTACTCGATCGTCGTGAGCAATCTATTTTAGAcgtatttacaaaaataatagccTTCATTGGCAATCAATTCAATGCCAACGTTTTAGTCGTACAAATGGACAGAGGACCCGAGTACACTAACAAGACCCTccgtaatttctttatggAACGCGGTATAACTCCATGCTatacaacaacagcagatTCCAGAGCACATGGTATTGCTGAACGATCAAACCGTACCTTATTAGACGACCGTCGCACACATCTACGGTGCAGCGGTTTATTAAATCGTCTATGGTTTTCAGCAGTCGAATTCTCCACCATTAtcagaaattctttaatttcgccaaaaaacaagaattacCCACGACAACATGCTGGTTTAGCAGGACTTGATATCAGTACTCTATTACCATTCGGTCAAACTGTTGTAGTCAACAATCACAGTCCcggttcaaaaatttgccCTCGTGGTATTCCTGGTTGCGCCTTACATCCATTACGAAACTCATATGGTTATATTATCTATGTtccatctttgaagaaaacaatagacACTACTGATTACGTTATTTGGCATGATGAACAATCCAGATTGGACCAATGCAATTATGATGCACTTACCTTTGATGCTGATATCAATCGCTTAACCGCTCCTTATCTATTAAGCTTCgtcaatctttga
- the SKDI16G0040 gene encoding uncharacterized protein — protein sequence MNFHRRSVSVTIGVLLIVVLCFCWKIFGSYGAISTELPRNVSAIKAAGAGAPVIRWDNYEEFVRDIDFENSTAVFNSIRAALRQSPSDIHPVGVSYFPAVIPKGTLMYHAGSKVPTTFEWLAMDHEFSYSFGLRSPSYGRKSLERRRGRPGNGTHGDRPKGTPPNEHDRSSQIMLTYRAVRDLNKFLYLDGASAAKTDSGEMDTQLMLSNVIKKKLNLPDDDENGRMAERLYASRICKWGKPLGLDGIIRVEVGFEVILCDFAADNVELVSNIEMVYPNQYLGLPSPTVISKEEGWPLDEDGKLLEDHLTDDQKAILEREDGWEQVLSGFNAAKSFNWLRAGAAHDHGEHRIHLDYRHFVSGINRTYITPDPNNRRLLSDGMTWEKQLEMVNDLEKVLEVGFDATQSMDWQLALDELVTKFAPLLKSISNILNTDGDINESVAINTTALTLNFCLRFEATTNTSDQFGTGKNFALYQYVSPYQDLKTDADFLIWSSTVKVVREIVDVIYQVNELLVPEVHSILRDNKTSSDLAEHVGTARSAVDDLIESLGWIELNYRCERQCNWDEVCYTPSWGPSPMGMTDPGSHDGGFGTHFDESRQRLVIDSDLQCISVNNLLANHKF from the coding sequence ATGAATTTTCATCGCCGGAGTGTATCCGTCACCATAGGTGTACTGCTGATTGTGGTGCTTTGCTTTTGCTGGAAAATATTTGGATCTTACGGTGCAATATCAACGGAACTACCACGTAATGTGTCTGCCATCAAAGCTGCAGGCGCAGGTGCGCCTGTTATACGATGGGACAACTACGAAGAGTTTGTTAGAGACATTGATTTCGAGAACAGCACAGCCGTCTTCAATTCCATCCGTGCTGCCTTGAGACAATCTCCATCTGATATCCATCCAGTCGGCGTGTCTTATTTCCCCGCTGTGATTCCCAAGGGCACTCTAATGTACCATGCCGGATCAAAGGTACCAACTACTTTTGAGTGGTTAGCCATGGACCACGAGTTCAGTTACTCTTTTGGCTTGAGATCCCCATCCTATGGAAGAAAGTCTTTGGAAAGAAGGCGCGGAAGACCCGGTAATGGTACACATGGTGATCGTCCAAAAGGAACACCGCCAAACGAACACGACCGGAGTTCACAAATTATGCTCACTTATAGAGCGGTACGGGACCTAAACAAATTTCTCTACCTTGACGGTGCTTCTGCTGCGAAGACAGACTCGGGAGAAATGGACACGCAGCTAATGCTGTCCAATGTtattaagaaaaaattgaatcttccggatgatgatgaaaacggGCGTATGGCAGAGCGACTCTATGCCTCCAGGATATGTAAGTGGGGGAAACCACTTGGGCTCGATGGCATTATCAGGGTAGAGGTTGGCTTTGAGGTTATTTTGTGTGATTTTGCGGCTGATAATGTCGAGCTCGTGTCCAATATAGAAATGGTCTATCCGAATCAGTACCTAGGCTTGCCGTCGCCTACAGTAATTTCAAAGGAAGAGGGCTGGCCACTAGATGAAGACGGAAAGTTGCTTGAAGATCACTTAACAGATGACCAAAAAGCGATTCTTGAAAGGGAAGATGGATGGGAGCAAGTTTTGTCTGGCTTCAACGCTGCCAAGAGCTTTAATTGGTTAAGGGCGGGTGCGGCACATGATCATGGGGAGCATCGAATCCATCTTGATTACAGGCACTTTGTGAGTGGAATAAACAGGACTTATATTACTCCTGATCCTAATAACCGAAGATTACTCAGTGATGGAATGACATGGGAAAAGCAATTGGAGATGGTTAATGATCTAGAGAAAGTATTGGAAGTGGGGTTTGATGCCACCCAAAGCATGGATTGGCAGCTAGCGTTGGACGAACTTGTTACTAAGTTTGCGCCATTGCTGAAATCTATTAGTAATATTCTAAACACCGATGGTGATATTAACGAGTCAGTCGCAATCAATACAACAGCACTCACTTTGAACTTTTGTCTAAGATTCGAGGCCACAACGAATACCAGCGATCAATTCGGTACTGGAAAGAACTTTGCCCTCTACCAATATGTGAGTCCATATCAGGATTTGAAGACCGACGCAGATTTTCTGATTTGGTCATCCACCGTCAAAGTTGTTAGAGAAATCGTTGATGTCATTTATCAAGTTAATGAGTTACTGGTCCCCGAAgttcattcaattttgaGGGATAACAAAACATCCAGTGACCTAGCAGAACACGTTGGAACTGCTCGCTCCGCTGTTGATGACTTGATCGAGTCTCTGGGGTGGATTGAGTTGAACTACCGCTGTGAGAGACAGTGTAATTGGGATGAAGTCTGCTATACTCCTTCGTGGGGTCCATCCCCAATGGGCATGACAGACCCTGGGTCACATGACGGGGGATTTGGGACGCACTTTGACGAATCTCGCCAGAGGCTGGTTATTGACAGCGACCTGCAATGCATTAGCGTAAACAATTTGCTAGCAAATCACAAATTTTAG
- the SKDI16G0030 gene encoding uncharacterized protein codes for MKISDKRKFEKVNFEEFESALNNKNDLVHCHSITLFESIRTEVRSFYEDEKSSLIKVVKYRTDAMDRKRSFEKIVIAVMVKKNVQKFLTFVEDEPDFQSGPIPSKYLIPKKINLMVYTLFQVHTLKFNRKDYDTLSLFYLNRGYYSELSFRVLERCYETASSRPNDSSTMRTFTNFVSGAPIVRSLQKSTIRKYGYNLAPYMFLLLHVDELSIFSAYQASLPGGKKVDTGRLKRDLCPRKPTEIKYFSQICNDMMNKKDGLGDILHIILRACALNFGAGPRGGAGDEEEEDRSIANEQSIIPSVDEHGLKVCKLRSPNTPRRLRKTLDAVKALLVSSCACTAKDLDIFDDNNGVAMWKWIKILYHEVAQETAQKDSYRITLVPSSDGISVCGKLFNREYVRGFYFACKAQFDSLWDELNKCFYMPTVVDIASLILRNRDVLFREPKRGIDEYLENDSFLQMIPVKYREIVLPKLRRDANKMTAALKNKVAVAIDELTVPLMWMIHFAVGYPYRYPELQLLAFAGPQRNVYVDDTTRRIQLYTDYNKNGSSEPRLKTLDGLTSDYLFYFVTVLRQMQICALGNSYDAFKHDPWMDVVGFEDPDQVTNRDTSRIVLYSYLFLNTAKGCLVEYATFRQYMMELPKNAPQKLNFREMRQGLIALGRHCVGSRFETDLYESATNELMANHSVQTGRKIYGVDSFSLTSVSGTTATLLQERASERWIQWLGLESDYHCSSSTANAGDVAGEASSDHRKILRVTRKRPREPKSTNDILVAGQKLFGSSFEFRDLHQSRLCYEIYMADTPSVAVQASPGYGKTELFHLPLIALASKGDVKYVSFLFVPYTVLLANCMIRLSRGGCLNVAPVRNFIEEGYYGVTDLYVGIYDDLASAKFTDRIAAWDNIVECTFRTNNVKLGYLIVDEFHNFETEVYRQSQFEGIANLDFDAFEKAIFLSGTAPEAVADTALQRIGLTGLNKKSMDINELKRSEDLSRGLSSYPTQMFNLIKEKSEVPLGHVHKIRKKVESPPKEALKLLLALFEVEPESKAIVVASTTNQVEELACSWREYFRVVWIHGKLGAAEKVSRTEEFVTDGSMRVLIGTKLVTEGIDIKELMMVITLDNRLNIIELIQGMGRLRDGGLCYILSRKNSWAARNRRGELSPIKEGCITEQVREFYGLESKKGKKGQHVGCCGSRTDLSADTVELIERMDRLAENEATVSALPSSSQERNSSDRYREYCSSDEDSNAGIHDGTTANTADSINADTADSANASANASANASANASANASANASANASANASANASANASANASANASANASANASANASANASANASANASANASANASANEDANTGGNAESNRIHPVTDIIKEPYKRKGSQMVFLERKKLKAQFPNTSENTNVLEFLGFRSDEIKHLFLYGIDIYFCPEGVFTQYGLCKGCQKMFELCVCWPRQKVSYRSIAWEALAVERMLRNDEEYKEYLENIEPYHGDPVGYLKFFSVKKREIYSQIQRNYAWYLAITRRRETISVLDSTRGKQGSRVFRMSGRQIEELYFEAWSNLRESKTGVLQYFLNWDEKKCQEEWEAKDATVVVEALEKLGVFQRLRSMTSAGLQGPQYVKLQFGRHHQRLRSRYELSLGMHLRDQTALGGTPSKLPHWTPFLSMLIGLFYNKIFRQRLEYLLEQISEVWLLPHWLDLANVEVLAADNTRVPLYMLMVAVHKELGSDDVPDGKIDILLCRDSSREVGE; via the coding sequence atgaaaatttccgATAAGCgtaagtttgaaaaagtaaactTTGAGGAGTTTGAGTCGGCTCtcaataacaaaaacgaCTTGGTACATTGTCACTCAATAACTTTATTTGAATCGATCCGCACGGAAGTGCGATCATTCTACGAAGACGAAAAGTCTAGTCTAATCAAGGTGGTAAAATACAGAACTGATGCAATGGATAggaaaagatcttttgaaaaaattgtcattgCCGTCATggtcaagaaaaatgtacAAAAGTTTCTGACGTTTGTTGAAGACGAACCAGATTTCCAGAGCGGACCAATCCCTTCAAAGTATCTCAttcccaagaaaatcaacttgATGGTCTACACGTTGTTTCAAGTAcatactttgaaatttaatAGGAAAGATTACGATAccctttctcttttttaccTCAACAGAGGATACTATAGTGAGTTGAGTTTTCGTGTCCTGGAACGTTGTTACGAAACTGCGAGTTCCAGGCCGAACGACAGCTCTACGATGCGTACTTTCACCAACTTTGTTTCTGGCGCGCCTATTGTAAGGAGTCTTCAGAAAAGCACCATAAGGAAATATGGATACAATTTGGCACCCTACATGTTTTTGTTACTACACGTAGATGAGctttcgattttttccgCATATCAAGCAAGTTTACCTGGCGGTAAGAAAGTCGACACAGGGCGGCTGAAGCGTGATCTATGCCCACGTAAACCCACTGAGATAAAGTACTTTTCACAGATATGTAACGATATgatgaacaagaaagacGGATTGGGTGATATTTTGCATATTATCTTGCGAGCGTGTGCGCTTAATTTTGGGGCGGGTCCCCGTGGTGGCGCTGgtgacgaagaggaagaggatcGATCTATTGCGAATGAACAATCCATTATTCCCTCTGTGGACGAGCATGGCTTAAAAGTATGTAAGTTGCGCAGTCCGAACACTCCACGAAGACTCAGAAAAACATTAGATGCCGTGAAAGCTTTATTGGTGTCCTCTTGTGCTTGCACCGCAAAGGATTTAGATATATTTGATGACAACAACGGCGTTGCGATGTGGAAATGGATCAAAATTCTGTACCACGAAGTAGCACAGGAAACCGCGCAGAAGGACTCTTATAGAATAACTTTGGTACCTTCTTCTGATGGTATATCAGTATGTGGAAAACTGTTTAATCGCGAGTATGTCCGCGGCTTTTACTTTGCATGCAAGGCTCAGTTTGACAGCCTTTGGGACGAATTGAACAAGTGCTTTTATATGCCTACAGTGGTTGATATTGCCAGTCTCATTTTGCGTAATCGAGACGTTTTGTTCAGAGAGCCAAAGCGGGGAATTGACGAGTATCTGGAAAAcgattcttttcttcaaatgatacCTGTTAAATATCGTGAAATTGTGCTGCCAAAGTTGAGAAGAGATGCTAACAAAATGACCGCGgctctgaaaaataaagtggCTGTTGCAATTGACGAGCTCACGGTGCCACTTATGTGGATGATCCATTTTGCCGTGGGATACCCTTACCGTTATCCAGAGCTTCAGCTACTCGCTTTTGCCGGTCCTCAGCGCAACGTATACGTCGACGATACAACAAGACGCATCCAACTGTACACTGATTATAACAAGAACGGTTCATCGGAGCCTCGACTAAAGACACTTGACGGACTCACTTCAGATTacttgttttattttgtcaCTGTGCTAAGGCAAATGCAAATATGTGCGCTTGGTAACAGTTATGACGCCTTTAAACATGATCCTTGGATGGATGTCGTGGGATTTGAGGATCCAGATCAAGTAACAAATCGAGATACTTCGAGGATAGTTTTGTATTCCTACTTGTTTCTGAATACCGCGAAGGGCTGTCTCGTTGAATATGCAACTTTTCGGCAGTACATGATGGAACTTCCGAAGAATGCACCTCAGAAGCTGAATTTTCGGGAGATGCGTCAGGGGTTGATTGCCCTAGGGCGCCACTGCGTAGGTAGCAGATTTGAAACGGATTTGTACGAGTCGGCGACGAATGAACTCATGGCCAATCATTCCGTTCAAACAGGGCGAAAGATCTACGGTGTGGATTCCTTTTCGTTAACCAGTGTCAGTGGAACGACCGCCACTTTATTGCAGGAACGAGCTTCTGAGCGCTGGATTCAATGGTTAGGCCTTGAAAGCGACTACCATTGTTCCTCCAGTACTGCGAATGCGGGAGACGTAGCAGGTGAGGCGAGTTCAGATCatcgaaaaattttgagagtAACGCGAAAAAGGCCCCGAGAGCCCAAGAGCACAAACGATATCCTCGTCGCAGGCCAGAAACTCTTTGGCAGCTCCTTTGAATTCAGGGACTTGCATCAGTCGCGCTTATGTTATGAAATATACATGGCGGACACACCCTCTGTGGCAGTACAGGCCTCCCCGGGCTATGGTAAGACGGAGTTATTTCATCTCCCCTTAATAGCACTGGCGTCTAAGGGCGACGTGAAATATGTGTCGTTTCTGTTTGTACCATACACAGTGTTGCTTGCTAATTGCATGATCAGGTTGAGCCGAGGCGGTTGCTTGAATGTGGCCCCTGTCAgaaactttattgaagaaggttaCTATGGCGTTACTGATTTATACGTGGGGATCTACGATGACCTTGCTAGCGCTAAGTTCACAGACAGGATAGCTGCGTGGGATAATATTGTTGAGTGCACCTTTAGGACCAACAATGTAAAGTTGGGTTACCTCATTGTAGATGAGTTTCACAACTTCGAAACGGAGGTCTACCGGCAGTCGCAATTTGAGGGCATAGCTAACCTCGATTTTGACGCTTTCGAGAAAGCAATCTTTTTGAGCGGCACAGCACCTGAGGCTGTAGCCGATACTGCGTTGCAGCGTATTGGGCTTACGGGactgaacaaaaaatcgaTGGACATCAACGAGCTCAAACGGTCGGAAGATCTCAGCAGAGGTTTATCCAGCTATCCAACACAGATGTTCAATCTGATTAAGGAGAAATCTGAGGTGCCTTTAGGGCATGTGCATAAAATCCGGAAGAAAGTCGAATCACCTCCCAAAGAAGCACTGAAGCTTCTTTTAGCCCTGTTTGAAGTTGAACCAGAGTCGAAGGCCATTGTAGTTGCAAGCACAACCAACCAAGTGGAAGAATTGGCCTGCTCTTGGAGGGAGTATTTCCGGGTGGTGTGGATACACGGGAAGCTGGGTGCTGCAGAAAAGGTGTCTCGCACGGAGGAGTTTGTCACTGACGGTAGCATGCGAGTTCTCATCGGAACGAAATTAGTCACTGAAGGAATTGACATTAAGGaattgatgatggtgatcaCGCTTGATAATAGActtaatattattgagCTCATTCAAGGCATGGGAAGACTAAGAGATGGAGGCCTCTGTTATATATTATCTAGAAAAAACAGTTGGGCGGCAAGGAATCGGAGGGGTGAATTATCACCAATTAAGGAAGGCTGTATAACCGAACAGGTGCGCGAGTTCTATGGActtgaatcaaagaaagggaaaaaggGCCAGCATGTTGGATGCTGTGGCTCCAGGACAGACCTGTCGGCAGACACAGTGGAACTGATAGAAAGAATGGACAGATTGGCTGAAAATGAGGCCACAGTCTCCGCGTTACCGTCTAGTTCCCAGGAGAGAAATAGCAGTGACAGGTACAGAGAGTATTGCAGCAGCGATGAGGACAGCAACGCGGGCATTCATGACGGTACCACTGCTAATACTGCTGATAGTATCAATGCTGATACTGCTGatagtgccaatgctagtgccaacgctagtgccaatgctagtgccaacgctagtgccaatgctagtgccaacgctagtgccaatgctagtgccaacgctagtgccaatgctagtgccaacgctagtgccaacgctagtgccaatgctagtgccaacgctagtgccaatgctagtgccaatgctagtgccaacgctagtgccaacgctagtgccaatgctagtgccaacgctagtgccaatgctagtgccaacgaGGACGCCAATACAGGCGGCAATGCTGAGAGTAATAGAATCCATCCAGTCACTGACATTATTAAAGAGCCATATAAGCGGAAAGGGAGTCAAATGGTTTTTCtagagagaaagaaactgaaagcACAGTTTCCCAATACTTCTGAGAATACGAATGTATTAGagtttcttggatttcGGTCTGACGAAATTAAACATCTTTTCCTCTATGGTATCGATATATACTTCTGCCCAGAGGGAGTGTTCACACAATACGGATTATGCAAGGGCTGTCAAAAGATGTTCGAGCTCTGCGTCTGCTGGCCTCGCCAGAAAGTATCGTATCGGAGTATAGCTTGGGAAGCACTAGCTGTGGAGAGAATGCTGCGAAATGACGAGGAATACAAGGAATACTTGGAAAATATCGAGCCATATCATGGGGACCCTGTAggatatttgaaattttttagcGTAAAGAAGAGAGAGATCTACTCTCAGatacaaagaaattatgcTTGGTACCTGGCTATTACTAGAAGAAGGGAAACAATTAGTGTATTGGATTCGACAAGAGGCAAGCAAGGGAGCCGAGTTTTCCGCATGTCTGGAAGGCAAATCGAAGAGTTGTATTTTGAAGCATGGAGCAACTTGCGCGAATCGAAGACGGGGGTGCTGCAGTACTTTTTGAACTGGGACGAGAAAAAGTGCCAGGAAGAATGGGAGGCAAAAGACGCTACGGTCGTTGTGGAGGCGCTCGAGAAACTTGGAGTTTTTCAGCGTTTGCGTTCCATGACAAGCGCTGGACTGCAGGGTCCGCAGTACGTCAAGCTGCAGTTTGGCAGGCATCATCAACGGCTGAGGAGCAGGTATGAATTAAGTTTAGGAATGCACTTGCGAGATCAGACTGCGCTGGGAGGTACCCCATCTAAACTGCCGCATTGGACGCCTTTCCTCTCGATGCTAATAGGCCTGTTCtacaataaaatattccGGCAGAGACTGGAGTATCTTTTGGAGCAGATTTCGGAGGTGTGGTTATTACCACATTGGCTTGATTTGGCAAACGTTGAAGTTCTCGCTGCAGATAACACGAGAGTACCACTGTACATGCTGATGGTAGCGGTTCACAAAGAGCTAGGTAGCGATGATGTTCCAGACGGTAAGattgatatattattatgtaGAGATTCCAGCAGAGAAGTTGGAGAGTGA